Below is a genomic region from Erigeron canadensis isolate Cc75 chromosome 7, C_canadensis_v1, whole genome shotgun sequence.
tccttcgcgaaaACAACAATTAATCAAGATAACCGCAAAAGCACAAtatcaagctttcaacctatcatatatcataatgcatacataaaaaaatgcttaatttcttaGCTATCTCAACATAACTAAACAACCCTTTCACTAGCATTCTAACCTCTAACCCATGCCACtaagtcattgagttgcttacttaacaatctattcatataaattccaagatttcatcatcatcatcattatttccaTCACtagtaaaatcaccatttttcaTAGTTGAAGCTTTTCTACCAACATTCTCATCTAAATCAAAATTAGCATAAGCAACTCAATAACTAATCCAAAATATCCAATAACTTGGGGGAAAATCATACTTGAGCTCATCACTAGCAAAACCCTTCaattattattttcaagaaccctaatttctagtAAGGAAAGGAAATTAAGTTAAGAAGTAATTACCTCAAGGAATGCAAGACAAATTTAATACTTGAAATTACTAAGTTCTTCCTTCCCCTCTTCCCTTGATGAATTCgacccccaccaccaccaattaacccaaaccctaactttttaatcttgAAAGATGGAGGGATaaattgttcttgatgattacTATTAGTGATTTTAGCTTTGGATTTAAGAttacaaatttgatttttggatGGAATGCATGTAGAAAAGAGAATAAGAGTGGTAGTGGAATAAGGTGGGTCAACAAACAAGATGGTTGGCATCCTTGGGTGATGCCACGCCACATGCCTCTTTTTGGGTAAAATTTACCCGCTATCtgccaaagttccaactaaattaacccccttttcaaaaacaaaatactaggaatttattttaatgttaaaactacaaaaagggttaatttattaccttaaaattatcggggtgttacaggaaattaattttaagaagtttggtggtggtttcgtggtctaatttgaagaaacaagtgagatatcgacattttaagttttccggcgaatttttCGGCCACTCAATCGGAAAAGATGAAGATAATGACAATTGATAAAGTatatttcagttttcgtccttGAACTTTTCACgttttgcactttcagtccctcacgtgttttgcacgtgtgggacttaacggctgaaacttaacaccGTTTAGCCAAAGGACGTCAATTGAAAAtttctgccaactttaaggttaaaattgtaataaaaagcgttagggacgaaaagtgcaaAAGCTGTTAACTTCAgtgacgaaaaatgtaatttacccttgtataaattagaaatataacaaactttatAGTTGACTGTGTAAAACGACAATGAATACGTGGATCGAATCAAAGTTTACGCTACTTAGTCCTCAACATATAGGAGGCCTGGAAAGTGAgtgggaatttttttttaagattatgtaacaaaaaaatatatatatatagtgaaggaCACCTAAGTTAACTACGTAAATTGTTTAAGCTTATATTTTAGCTAAGAATTTGGGTGTAGTTATTGTTACAATATGTGTGAATAAGATGTAAAGAAATTGCTTAAGTGAAAAAATGTGAATTAGAGAATTAAGATAtcggtgtgtatatataaagcTTAAGTGAAGAGAGGGTAAAATAggaacaagaagaaaaaaaaaagttagtagtattaattatatattatatataaggaAAGTAAAAGgagattaattaatttgtatcaTGTGCCCCCTAGGCACATAATAGAAAATCCCAAGTCATTATAATGATTCATTTCATATGTACCTGCCTTGATAGCGCAGTGGACATCCCCGTCTTATAATGAAGTTTGGGCCTTGGGAGAGTAAGGTTCGAATCCGAGCAAGCAAGGTTTTTTCCCCAATTTAGCGTTGTGCATTTTGTAGCAGTTAAATTGGTGTGGTTTTCCCTCCCCTGTGGTTCCCTGACTTGgtggatcggtcgctagtgaCTGCTTGCCCAATTAGATGTAACGGCTAGCCGTCCCGTGAcacgaacgttaaaaaaaattataatgattcatataaaaaatgataattattaacttgcattatttttttgattgttttgaaaatagaaaaatgttaaaagaattccttagggcttcacttaacgtgcataaaaaaaattgtacatttccatatcaaaagcccacccctgaattttatggtaagagtacaactatttaatgcactttAACGAAAGCCTTAGGGATTCGTTTAGAAAATATTGAGTTCATTAAAAGGGTTAACAGATcccaaatatttttgaaattttttaggATAAATCACACTTTTCGACCCTGAAATTGgcagtttttttacttttcgtccctaatgttaaaaaattacaattttaactttaaagttGGCAATATTTTGCAATCAGGGTCCTTCCCCTAGACGGCGTTTGTTTTTTGctgttaacgtacgcacgtgagGGTATTAATGTCATTTGTTCGTTACACCCGatggacgaaaagtgaaaaatgtgctAACTTCTGGGACGGAAAATGTAACTtactctatatttttatttttataatataaatttttaaataaaataaataaataaataaactttttttcctTCAATCTTTCCCTGCAATTTGACCACCATTCTTTTCAACattcatctccaacatcttctcaTTTACTATCTAGACCGAGTCccgaaaatatattgaaaatccATTACAGATCTGAAACCTATTGAAGACCAAGATCCGAATTGAAGAACCCAAATTGGTCGGGTTTAAGTAACGGTGGTTGCGTTGAACGGTTTTTGTGTGCGCATATATACAAGAAATACCTAGGATTGTTTAAGAACCTAGGTTtgattttttccttttatattcTTTATGAAATTAATgttaattgtatgtatatttgtatgtatatgtttttttttatgaattttgttGTTATTTGCTGATTTTTTGGGTCGTTTAATGGCGAATGAAAAAAAGGGTGTGCGAAgattttgatcaattgcaagaaTGTGAACCAAAAAGAGCAAAATTTGAGACCTTGAATCGGATTCAAATTGCAGGGaaagattgaagaaaaaaagttatttattatttttatttacttttatttttttatattataaaaaaattttagtctttgaagttgacacgtttttcatttttcgtcccttaGGTGTAATGGGAAAATGACATTGATACCCTCACGTGtttagcacgtgcgtacgttaacggtaAAAATTGAACGACGTCTAGGGGAAGGACCTTGCTTCAAAATGTTGTcaactttaaggttaaaattgtaacttttaacattagggacgaaaagtgaaaaacctatCAACTTCAAGGATATGTAATTTACTCACTTTTTTAATGCCAATGTACGGATGAGGTCGTATGTGCAAAGGAAACTAAAAGAGACCGAAAATCTTGTGCTAATTTATGGCAAATTaggggaaaggttaggtaaagcatgcagtacctatcttaggtaaagcagagggtgatatgtaaaattcagggggttatgtatgtttattaaattcaaaggtttaatatgtaactttttttaatgtggcagtacctaagcttaggtaaagtctgcagtacggatcatttccCCAATAAATAAATGGTGGAAATTTAACTAGAGAAAATGCTTTTGTCTTGCGATATCAAATTTTTAGGCCTTTTTCGTAAGTATTATATTGCTTCACGCCTATTCATAACTTTGGTACCAACGTTACAACGTAAATGGCACAAGGCATATAAAAAGCAATGAAGGAAGCTTCcatatgattatatgaaaggACGACAAATGTGCGAAATAACGCAAATGACGTGTTACAAAAATTTAATCAGAAAACAGACCAACAAGTCAAACAATCACACTGCTCCTCTATTACAAATCACCCAATGATGCTTTTTTGAATTTGTGAAATACTTATAGCTAATTAGCTACATACAAAAATAAACcgaaactataaaaataaaataaaaaatctttgaTACGTTGAATATGCACAATCTTGTACTCGTATTATCTTTCTGACCGGTGTCATGACCAACATCCAAAGCAGATCAAGAGCGATATCGcttctttttttgtgtgtgtttttggtgaCAACAGTTTGACCCGGGCTAATCCAACCTGTTCAGTGAGCAATCCAGCACCATTAGCCTATGCACCTATACCAAATCATGGACCCGAGTATATCAACCTTGGTTCACTTGTGCCAAATCCATCCCTATTTGGAACAAAAATGGAGCAAGTTATCCTATGTAGCACATAACTTTGATCAGTCATTTATTTCGAAGACATTAAacttagaggtggcaaatttCGGTTTTAAGTCTTCTTTTTACATGATCTCTAAGTGCGCAATAGGATCAAATGTCACCAAAAAATGTTTGAATAATTTTATCAATAGGAATCAGATTATTACTAAAATAAACCCTTGGCATAAGATGTTTGAATAATTATGTACAGTATGGAAGCATTTCTAAACCAAAATAACTTAAATCGTATTAGTTCTTTTATCATCTTTGACACAAAACCTAAATATGTACTTGAATAAGACGAACTGTGTTTTCCAATCTGGACGACCCATTCCAtaacccgcccattttgctaTCTCTACTTGCAACGAAAAAGCCAAAACTGACTGATTTTTGAGGCGATTTTTTTTAGGTAGAGTCCATAGTGAAAAAAAATTACCTTCTGTATATTTGAGCAATTGATATTACATCACCCTTTCGTATCTCTAACATTAGGGAAAACCACTTTACGACACTCAACACAAACTTCCATCTCCTATGAGCTTTGGCCATTGCCGAACAAGGAAACAAAAACAGGTCTGCTGCACACTGCAAATTACCAGGTGGAGCCCCGATATATTGCAAGTGCATCGATGATCGTGGGTCACAAATCAAGGTGCTATCCACCTGGCATTGGAAGTCCATAGGCTGATCAAATCTAACATCATCTATGGAACTCATTTGATTCAACCCATAATCACCCATGCTAATATCTGGTGATGCAGGGTTCAAGTGTGGATAATCAAATCGGCCTTTTGGAATGGAATTATTTCCTTCGTGATTTCCTGTCATAACTTGGGTGTCTAAATGAGAAAGATATTCAGTAAAAGAGCATGTATTAGTTCTAAGAGAAGCTTCATCATCAAAGGAAAGAACTTTGTCCGAGTTTTGAAATGCGGATATCACCAATTTATGGGCTTCAGCCTACATATGGAATTCACATTAACGTCCGTGATTAGAATTACACAAATAGTAAGCAAATGAATAActagatttaaaaaaatgtagatAATCTGAGAACATGACTCCATCCTTCTTGATAGGTATTCTTTTGATTTGGAgtctgaaagaaaaaaaaacacttaataGAATTAGAGTAAAGGTTGTCTGAGAAGCTAACCTTGTTGGTTTCAGAGAGCTTGTCGGAAACAATATATTTTCCATCTAAAAGAAGTCCAAGAACCTGTCCCACAGCATTAAACACGACACCATCCCGTTTCTGTGATCGGGGACAATACATATATAGCTTGTAATCATCTAATACACATCTTGTAGCATGCTCCGCAACAACTTCCCACATTTTAGTGGACATACCTGGGCCGAGGATCTGTGTTGCTTAACATCAGTAAAGCgtcatatgttagtttatgTATCAGATGGTACATGAATCAGTTATGCATCCTGAAGAGAAAAGAGAAAGTAATCTCGATGTATTAACTTATAAATGGCTATAGTttggttgtttttatttttaatcaaaattaggTTAGTCAAAGAAACTAGCGAAAAGGGAAACAGGCTGAATCCATTGATTTTCTATATCGTTCAGATATTTAGATTATCAGGTTGTGTTTTTTGGGCTTCAAAGAATAGAATGGACATAAGAGTTTTGTGGGTCAACCCAAACTGAATCGCCCCTTTTAAATCTAAaccattttgacccgttacccagcATGCCCACCTTGCCAACTTTACTTGGAACCAAGAGCACATACATTTGCAAGGAATCAAATCATAGATGCAGgtgtttaataaaaaatgtcaaATGTAGAAGATATTATAGAAAAGAGAAACATCTTACATGTCTAAGGCTTGTTGGGTCCAGGAAGAAAAGAACCAAGAAATCTTTGACGGTTCTGATTTTCTCCTTGTTCAGCCGTCTGTGAAAAGCCCCATCTTTGCTGATTTTTTCCAGTCTCCATACTTCATCAGATAGATACGGCGGGTGGTGTTTCTTGTATactaaaatcaaagaaaaataaacgtAATGGTCATTCAAGAGTTACATCTTTTATAGTCCACCCTTTAAGTAGAAACATAGAATGTAAATACTTACGCTCCCCACGATGATCCCTGACAGTAAATGACTCTGACTTTGCTTCTCTTACTCTATTTCCATCACATATATCCAGAACCCGTGCTCCTAGCCTGAACTTACGACTCCTCGTCCAACTTGAATTATCCGTAAAAGAAAGATTACCAACTACACCTATGCCTTCGTTGAGATTCAAAAATGCATTTCCATGTAGAAGGGGTTTTTTCCCTCGCCTCTCCTTAACTATATTAGCGTTGAACTCTTCAACTGTCCAATTATCATTTACATTATCATCAAAGTCTCCTTCAAGAACTACTATTTCCACCTTTGCTGCTGACTCGATGCCACTAGAAACTGTTTTCCCGGTATGAGCATCAACTAATGCCACTTTTAACATATTGCAGTCTTCTCCTTCAATATTGGTTCCGGTAAAAACTGGAAGAGATAAAGCAGACAGGAACTGTAACTGTAAACTCCTCGGGAGACAGGATTCTATCTGGTTGTCATAAACCCTGTGTAGATAACATCTATCAGTTTTAGTAACTAGAGTTGACAAGATGAGTGCTTCAAAGGTGTTGGGCCGGGTCGGGCCAAGGTGAGACACAAATGCTTGCTTTTGTTGTCCATTAATCAAGATTgttttaattaaacatataatgtgtttaaattaaaaggtattagGATGTTGTATACATTGAAAGTAGACTTAGACAGGGTTTAACACCTTTGGCCCGTtagacccatttgacccgtttcctTTTTGCTACTTCGTTTATAAGTTGAATTTGATACTAAGTAAGCAGGTAGAGATTGCCACTTTTATGTTGAAACCAAGTACATACATAAAGTTGTGTCATACAGGAATACAGCTTACCACTTCATGTTAGTGATGTGTTTTTGTATTGCCACTTCGACTTCCTCTCTCACCTGCGTCGCGATATAGCTATCTAATAAGCAACTacaaaatttatcaaatttaaaatgCTATGTACTAAAAGATGGATAGGTTGAACTGACGCAGAATGCATATAAGAATGCGCAGTTCAATTTTTGGCAGAAATAAGTAAAACGATGTATggacaaaaatatatactttctGTACAAAATTTCCGAtgatgtttatttttaaaaatatcgtTTGCTATACTTTTTCCATTCAAAATGAATGTATGAATTTTCCACTTACAACTCTCCGGATCAAGGGCTCCAAAACCGGCTCCACGTATTTGTTGATGGTACAACACTTCATCACCTCCAGAACCGCACTGTTTATACATCAAGAAGAGAAAAGCAAAAAGGTAAGACATTAGTTCCTTAGATATATAGTACGTGTGTTTGTTTACATACCGGAATCACTATTTTTATGGATGTCAAATAGTATAATAGGATGGAACAAATTTTCGGTATCCTGGCTAATCTAGATCTACCGAGAAGTCCAAAGGTTGTCATGTCGATCTTAAAGataaattaaattttcaaattatattatttttatggtgGTTTGTTCATTTACATACTAGATTTTAATTTCTTTGAGATCTTAAAGATAAATTATGGCATTTCAATTTATTTCGAATCAAGGGTTGAGATTATTCTCAAACCCTATATTTTTTCTCCTTCCCTTTCCCAATCGTTCTTCACACATACACAAAactctcccccccccccctctaggtatcatctctgaccaccaccaacacacacacacacaacacaAAGTCGTTGTCTCTATCTTTTGCCTCTTCCGGCGCCGACAATGGCATGGGTTAtatttgagagttcttatgaacaagtaaacttttgtttgttctcagaaactctcaaatccatttgagtgttcttctttgaacaaacaaatttttgcttgttcctaagaaccctcaaataacactaaGGTTGCGTTTGGTTCCAGAATGAATTTGATGGaaatggaattgaatttcattccttagtgc
It encodes:
- the LOC122607909 gene encoding calmodulin-binding protein 60 A-like; translation: MSLKRQKPDDASSISSLPEEHKHEHNSCFEVDGRHKRPSFRNAVLEVMKCCTINKYVEPVLEPLIRRVVREEVEVAIQKHITNMKWVYDNQIESCLPRSLQLQFLSALSLPVFTGTNIEGEDCNMLKVALVDAHTGKTVSSGIESAAKVEIVVLEGDFDDNVNDNWTVEEFNANIVKERRGKKPLLHGNAFLNLNEGIGVVGNLSFTDNSSWTRSRKFRLGARVLDICDGNRVREAKSESFTVRDHRGELYKKHHPPYLSDEVWRLEKISKDGAFHRRLNKEKIRTVKDFLVLFFLDPTSLRHILGPGMSTKMWEVVAEHATRCVLDDYKLYMYCPRSQKRDGVVFNAVGQVLGLLLDGKYIVSDKLSETNKAEAHKLVISAFQNSDKVLSFDDEASLRTNTCSFTEYLSHLDTQVMTGNHEGNNSIPKGRFDYPHLNPASPDISMGDYGLNQMSSIDDVRFDQPMDFQCQVDSTLICDPRSSMHLQYIGAPPGNLQCAADLFLFPCSAMAKAHRRWKFVLSVVKWFSLMLEIRKGDVISIAQIYRRDGFGTSEPRLIYSGP